A genomic segment from Oncorhynchus clarkii lewisi isolate Uvic-CL-2024 chromosome 12, UVic_Ocla_1.0, whole genome shotgun sequence encodes:
- the LOC139422918 gene encoding amyloid beta precursor protein binding family B member 1-like isoform X1: MSLEKTSDLANENTCLPSSLTLDLRSPHSALLDSDLSKKAKGTTSTKKRHNYATSTPLDLLNGTKGEDECSQQREEERVRNQENEQGQHSTGTNAKWLKEDQNQLRKVAERQQDQNRNSDQDLNHNASPEGNPNQNSLVVDQQVEDSEQNPSSKTLRSLCSDLNEPLLIENSEAPHGKEEDEEEPLLLPTGGERDTDSSEAQSSSESQRDDSREVKETCLLFQGRNAAPSDEDSSCMSLSQGSTANSTPDGDPESYWDRSAFETDTDLPAGWMRVRDESGTYYWHIPTGTTQWEPPSPLEEGEAPERPSSTSPVITPSEEPQLRWSSLTQSRPNRFNDEEFWKEEDAMADQTLKDFEGATLRYASINLSCSQSEGKEKMSSLINDLDAKVFAVRSLGWVEISEEEMAPGKSSVAVNNCIRQLSYHKHNLHDTAGIWGEGKDMLLVLENETLNLIDPLGQTLLHTQPIVSIRVWGVGRDNGRDFAYVARDKLTHVLKCHVFRCDTPAKNIATSMHDICSKIMAQRKSSKSSLNRLNIDPSKLVDIPFQEFPAPKNELVQSFQVRYLGNVPVAKPVGMDLVNVALNTAINSKEKEEWTPVTVNVASATLTIVTAETEEVLSECRVRFLSFIGVGKDVHTFAFIMAEGPGDFICHMFWCEPNAASLSEAVQAACMLRYQKCLDARPPSTSSCLPGPPADSVARRVGSSVKKGVQSLLGSFKRSGSQTP, translated from the exons ATGTCTTTGGAGAAGACCTCCGATCTGGCCAATGAGAACACATGTCTGCCGTCCTCACTGACCCTTGACCTCCGCTCCCCACATAGTGCTCTGCTTGATTCTGACCTGAGCAAGAAGGCCAAAGGCACCACCTCCACCAAGAAGCGCCACAATTATGCCACATCCACTCCTCTGGACCTGCTGAATGGCACCAAGGGCGAGGATGAGTGCAGTCAGcagcgagaggaggagagggtccgGAACCAGGAGAACGAGCAGGGCCAGCACAGCACAGGGACCAATGCCAAGTGGCTCAAGGAGGATCAGAATCAACTGCGCAAGGTGGCAGAGAGGCAGCAGGACCAGAATAGAAATTCTGACCAAGATCTGAATCACAACGCGAGCCCAGAAGGAAACCCCAACCAGAACTCTTTAGTGGTGGACCAGCAGGTGGAGGACAGTGAGCAGAACCCCTCTTCTAAGACCCTGAGGTCCCTGTGCTCTGACCTGAATGAGCCTCTGCTGATCGAAAACTCAGAGGCCCCTCATGggaaagaggaagatgaggaagagccTCTACTTCTTCCaacaggtggagagagggacacagactCGTCTGAGGCGCAAAGTAGCAGTGAGTCTCAGAGAGATGACAGTAGAGAAGTCAAGGAAACCTGCTTGCTGTTTCAGGGCAGAAATGCAGCACCCAGTGATGAGGACTCCAGCTGTATGTCACTGTCTCAGGGCAGCACAGCCAACAGCACGCCGGATGGTGACCCAG AATCTTACTGGGATCGCAGTGCGTTTGAGACGGACACAGACCTGCCTGCGGGGTGGATGCGGGTCAGAGACGAGTCCGGTACCTACTACTGGCACATCCCCACAGGCACCACCCAGTGGGAACCCCCCTCTCCCCTAGAGGAGGGAGAAGCCCCAGAGAGACCCTCCAGTACCTCCCCTGTCATCACACCCAGTGAGGAGCCACAG TTGAGGTGGAGTAGTCTCACCCAGTCCCGCCCCAACAGGTTTAATGACGAGGAGTTCTGGAAG GAGGAAGATGCAATGGCTGATCAGACCCTGAAGGATTTTGAAGGAGCCACATTGCGTTATGCCTCTATCAATCTCAG CTGTTCACAGTCTGAAGGAAAGGAGAAGATGAGCTCACTCATCAATGACCTGGACGCTAAG GTTTTTGCTGTGCGGTCTCTGGGCTGGGTGGAGATATCAGAGGAGGAGATGGCTCCAGGGAAGAGCAGCGTGGCTGTCAACAACTGCATCAGACAGCTCTCTTACCACAAACACAACCTGCACGACACGGCTGGGATCTGGGGAGAG GGAAAAGACATGCTCCTTGTTCTGGAGAATGAGACCTTGAACCTGATTGATCCTTTGGGCCAGACTCTGCTGCACACCCAGCCTATCGTCAGCATCCGAGTGTGGGGAGTGGGCCGGGACAACGGCAG GGACTTTGCTTACGTGGCGAGAGACAAACTGACTCATGTTCTGAAGTGCCATGTGTTCAGGTGTGATACACCTGCTAAGAACATTGCCACCAGCATGCATGACATCTGCTCTAAG ATAATGGCCCAGAGGAAATCATCAAAGTCCTCTCTGAACAGACTCAACATAGACCCCTCTAAACTGGTGGACATTCCTTTCCAGG aATTCCCTGCACCAAAGAATGAGCTAGTCCAGTCCTTCCAGGTACGTTACCTGGGTAACGTGCCGGTGGCTAAACCCGTAG GTATGGACCTAGTCAACGTAgccctcaacacagcaatcaattCCAAAGAGAAGGAAGAGTGGACGCCAGTTACTGTGAACGTGGCTTCAGCCACACTTACAATAGTCACAGCTgag ACAGAGGAGGTTCTTTCTGAGTGCCGGGTGCGGTTCCTGTCCTTCATAGGCGTGGGGAAGGACGTCCACACCTTTGCCTTCATCATGGCCGAGGGCCCCGGGGACTTCATCTGCCACATGTTCTGGTGTGAGCCCAACGCTGCCAGCCTTAGTGAGGCTGTGCAGGCCGCCTGCATG CTGCGCTACCAGAAGTGTCTGGACGCCAGGCCTCCCAGTACCAGCTCCTGCCTGCCAGGCCCACCGGCCGACTCCGTGGCACGTCGTGTGGGCTCCAGTGTCAAGAAGGGGGTTCAGAGCCTGCTGGGCAGCTTCAAGAGGTCTGGGTCCCAGACGCCCTGA
- the LOC139422918 gene encoding amyloid beta precursor protein binding family B member 1-like isoform X2 has protein sequence MSLEKTSDLANENTCLPSSLTLDLRSPHSALLDSDLSKKAKGTTSTKKRHNYATSTPLDLLNGTKGEDECSQQREEERVRNQENEQGQHSTGTNAKWLKEDQNQLRKVAERQQDQNRNSDQDLNHNASPEGNPNQNSLVVDQQVEDSEQNPSSKTLRSLCSDLNEPLLIENSEAPHGKEEDEEEPLLLPTGGERDTDSSEAQSSSESQRDDSREVKETCLLFQGRNAAPSDEDSSCMSLSQGSTANSTPDGDPESYWDRSAFETDTDLPAGWMRVRDESGTYYWHIPTGTTQWEPPSPLEEGEAPERPSSTSPVITPSEEPQLRWSSLTQSRPNRFNDEEFWKEEDAMADQTLKDFEGATLRYASINLSCSQSEGKEKMSSLINDLDAKVFAVRSLGWVEISEEEMAPGKSSVAVNNCIRQLSYHKHNLHDTAGIWGEGKDMLLVLENETLNLIDPLGQTLLHTQPIVSIRVWGVGRDNGRDFAYVARDKLTHVLKCHVFRCDTPAKNIATSMHDICSKIMAQRKSSKSSLNRLNIDPSKLVDIPFQEFPAPKNELVQSFQVRYLGNVPVAKPVGKERFGMDLVNVALNTAINSKEKEEWTPVTVNVASATLTIVTAETEEVLSECRVRFLSFIGVGKDVHTFAFIMAEGPGDFICHMFWCEPNAASLSEAVQAACMLRYQKCLDARPPSTSSCLPGPPADSVARRVGSSVKKGVQSLLGSFKRSGSQTP, from the exons ATGTCTTTGGAGAAGACCTCCGATCTGGCCAATGAGAACACATGTCTGCCGTCCTCACTGACCCTTGACCTCCGCTCCCCACATAGTGCTCTGCTTGATTCTGACCTGAGCAAGAAGGCCAAAGGCACCACCTCCACCAAGAAGCGCCACAATTATGCCACATCCACTCCTCTGGACCTGCTGAATGGCACCAAGGGCGAGGATGAGTGCAGTCAGcagcgagaggaggagagggtccgGAACCAGGAGAACGAGCAGGGCCAGCACAGCACAGGGACCAATGCCAAGTGGCTCAAGGAGGATCAGAATCAACTGCGCAAGGTGGCAGAGAGGCAGCAGGACCAGAATAGAAATTCTGACCAAGATCTGAATCACAACGCGAGCCCAGAAGGAAACCCCAACCAGAACTCTTTAGTGGTGGACCAGCAGGTGGAGGACAGTGAGCAGAACCCCTCTTCTAAGACCCTGAGGTCCCTGTGCTCTGACCTGAATGAGCCTCTGCTGATCGAAAACTCAGAGGCCCCTCATGggaaagaggaagatgaggaagagccTCTACTTCTTCCaacaggtggagagagggacacagactCGTCTGAGGCGCAAAGTAGCAGTGAGTCTCAGAGAGATGACAGTAGAGAAGTCAAGGAAACCTGCTTGCTGTTTCAGGGCAGAAATGCAGCACCCAGTGATGAGGACTCCAGCTGTATGTCACTGTCTCAGGGCAGCACAGCCAACAGCACGCCGGATGGTGACCCAG AATCTTACTGGGATCGCAGTGCGTTTGAGACGGACACAGACCTGCCTGCGGGGTGGATGCGGGTCAGAGACGAGTCCGGTACCTACTACTGGCACATCCCCACAGGCACCACCCAGTGGGAACCCCCCTCTCCCCTAGAGGAGGGAGAAGCCCCAGAGAGACCCTCCAGTACCTCCCCTGTCATCACACCCAGTGAGGAGCCACAG TTGAGGTGGAGTAGTCTCACCCAGTCCCGCCCCAACAGGTTTAATGACGAGGAGTTCTGGAAG GAGGAAGATGCAATGGCTGATCAGACCCTGAAGGATTTTGAAGGAGCCACATTGCGTTATGCCTCTATCAATCTCAG CTGTTCACAGTCTGAAGGAAAGGAGAAGATGAGCTCACTCATCAATGACCTGGACGCTAAG GTTTTTGCTGTGCGGTCTCTGGGCTGGGTGGAGATATCAGAGGAGGAGATGGCTCCAGGGAAGAGCAGCGTGGCTGTCAACAACTGCATCAGACAGCTCTCTTACCACAAACACAACCTGCACGACACGGCTGGGATCTGGGGAGAG GGAAAAGACATGCTCCTTGTTCTGGAGAATGAGACCTTGAACCTGATTGATCCTTTGGGCCAGACTCTGCTGCACACCCAGCCTATCGTCAGCATCCGAGTGTGGGGAGTGGGCCGGGACAACGGCAG GGACTTTGCTTACGTGGCGAGAGACAAACTGACTCATGTTCTGAAGTGCCATGTGTTCAGGTGTGATACACCTGCTAAGAACATTGCCACCAGCATGCATGACATCTGCTCTAAG ATAATGGCCCAGAGGAAATCATCAAAGTCCTCTCTGAACAGACTCAACATAGACCCCTCTAAACTGGTGGACATTCCTTTCCAGG aATTCCCTGCACCAAAGAATGAGCTAGTCCAGTCCTTCCAGGTACGTTACCTGGGTAACGTGCCGGTGGCTAAACCCGTAGGTAAGGAACGCTTTG GTATGGACCTAGTCAACGTAgccctcaacacagcaatcaattCCAAAGAGAAGGAAGAGTGGACGCCAGTTACTGTGAACGTGGCTTCAGCCACACTTACAATAGTCACAGCTgag ACAGAGGAGGTTCTTTCTGAGTGCCGGGTGCGGTTCCTGTCCTTCATAGGCGTGGGGAAGGACGTCCACACCTTTGCCTTCATCATGGCCGAGGGCCCCGGGGACTTCATCTGCCACATGTTCTGGTGTGAGCCCAACGCTGCCAGCCTTAGTGAGGCTGTGCAGGCCGCCTGCATG CTGCGCTACCAGAAGTGTCTGGACGCCAGGCCTCCCAGTACCAGCTCCTGCCTGCCAGGCCCACCGGCCGACTCCGTGGCACGTCGTGTGGGCTCCAGTGTCAAGAAGGGGGTTCAGAGCCTGCTGGGCAGCTTCAAGAGGTCTGGGTCCCAGACGCCCTGA
- the LOC139421948 gene encoding fibroblast growth factor receptor homolog 1-like, giving the protein MKAMCTLKRTMSYVNTSNNHTETSLISNITRPSNIIHYLDNTFSTDPVVDGVKFNGMFYILIGISGFTVTIVLLLAILWTMKYRTLIHTIRELQGVEGLLGRAPPSNPPALSPLTLRKCLVRETRIPLELVSVTLGQEYQNTSSPTPLLRQTTESASRSLWRPQQTGSCFNTSGLGMQQLIKAGREGVYYKAKMTRGTCKGHSIVTCKMTKEGVTHRRVAREVNIMRKLGTHKNVLQLLDWNITQAPYMLILESVSSGTLRSFLQVNQHQLSRDSDLQKHFTTAAYHIAHAMRHLRSKMVVHCDLALRNIMVNHFPREVKLAEFGLAQDLTLLSSRRSSHKGDHLQKVPLRWYPPEYFRNNYYSFKGDVWAFGIVLWEMQTFGTLPYPNLETLELVVRYICSGHRNSEPETCRPEILQMMKDCWLESYTQRPSFNNIVSVLENILEDDADYIKVNNRLANVGYGNQDQVCLTLLHYD; this is encoded by the exons ATGAAGGCAATGTGCACACTCAAAAGAACAATGTCATATGTGAATACAAGCAACAATCACACAGAAACCTCCCTCATCAGCAACATAACAAGACCTTCAAATATAATACATTATCTTGATAATACATTCTCAACAGATCCTGTAGTAG ATGGTGTCAAATTTAATGGGATGTTCTACATTTTAATCGGTATTTCTGGGTTTACTGTTACCATTGTCCTTTTACTGGCCATTCTGTGGACAATGAA GTATCGCACTTTGATTCACACCATTCGAGAGCTGCAGGGTGTTGAGGGTCTATTGGGCAGAGCTCCTCCATCCAACCCCCCAGCTCTAAGTCCCCTAACCTTGAGGAAGTGTCTAGTGCGTGAGACTAGAATCCCACTAGAGCTTGTCTCTGTCACTCTGGGACAGGAGTATCAGAACACTAGCTCGCCCACTCCCCTGCTCAGGCAGACAACCGAGTCAGCTTCTAGGTCTCTCTGGAGACCACAGCAAACG GGTTCCTGCTTCAACACATCAGGGCTGGGCATGCAGCAACTCATCAAAGCAGGGAGGGAAGGGGTGTACTACAAGGCTAAGATGACGCGTGGCACCTGCAAGGGTCACTCCATTGTCACCTGCAAGATGACCAAAGAGG GGGTTACCCACAGGAGGGTAGCCAGGGAGGTGAACATCATGAGGAAGCTGGGTACCCACAAGAACGTGCTGCAGCTGCTAGACTGGAACATCACACAGG CTCCTTACATGCTGATCCTGGAGTCGGTGAGCAGTGGGACCCTGCGAAGTTTCCTGCAAGTGAATCAACACCAACTGAGCAGGGACAGTGATCTGCAAAAGCACTTCACCACAGCAGCATATCACATTGCCCATGCAATGAGACACCTGCGCTCTAAAATG GTGGTGCACTGTGACCTAGCCCTGAGGAACATCATGGTTAACCATTTCCCCAGAGAGGTGAAGCTGGCGGAGTTTGGACTAGCCCAAGACCTGACTCTTTTGAGCAGCCGTCGCAGCAGCCACAAAGGAGACCACTTG CAAAAAGTGCCCCTGCGTTGGTATCCCCCAGAGTACTTCAGAAACAACTACTACAGCTTCAAAGGGGATGTCTGGGCATTTGGCATTGTGCTGTGGGAGATGCAAACGTTTG GGACCTTACCATATCCCAACCTGGAGACTTTAGAGTTGGTGGTGCGCTACATCTGCTCTGGACACAGGAACTCAGAACCAGAGACATGTAGGCCAGAGAT ACTGCAGATGATGAAGGACTGCTGGCTGGAGTCCTACACCCAAAGGCCCTCCTTCAACAACATAGTCAGTGTCCTGGAGAACATCCTGGAGGATGATGCA GATTACATCAAAGTGAACAACAGACTAGCCAATGTTGGATATGGCAACCAAGATCAAGTCTGCCTTACTCTCCTTCATTACGACTGA